From Mytilus edulis chromosome 8, xbMytEdul2.2, whole genome shotgun sequence, one genomic window encodes:
- the LOC139484542 gene encoding ubiquitin-conjugating enzyme E2-17 kDa isoform X2 codes for MSTPARRRLMRDFKRLQEDPPAGVSGAPTDNNIMLWNAVIFGPHDTPFEDGTFKLTVEFTEEYPNKPPTVRFVSKMFHPNVYADGSICLDILQNRWSPTYDASAILTSIQSLLDEPNPNSPANNVAAQLYKDNKREYEKRVKVIVEESWIFHGSIDDD; via the exons ATGTCCACACCTGCTAGGAGACGATTGATGAGAGATTTTAAAAG ATTACAAGAAGATCCACCTGCTGGTGTAAGTGGTGCCCCAACAGACAATAACATAATGTTGTGGAATGCGGTAATATTTGG GCCACATGACACACCTTTTGAAGATGGTACATTTAAATTAACAGTAGAATTCACTGAAGAATATCCAAATAAACCTCCAACAGTACGATTTGTATCTAAAATGTTTCACCCTAATG tttatgCTGATGGTAGTATATGTTTAGATATTTTACAAAATAGATGGAGTCCTACATATGATGCATCAGCCATTTTAACCTCTATACAG TCTTTGCTTGATGAACCAAATCCAAATAGCCCTGCAAATAATGTGGCAGCCCAGCTATACAAAGACAATAAAAGGGAGTATGAGAAACGAGTTAAAGTTATTGTAGAAGAAAGTTGGATTTTTCATGGGTCTATTGACGACGATTGA
- the LOC139484542 gene encoding ubiquitin-conjugating enzyme E2-17 kDa isoform X1: protein MSTPARRRLMRDFKRLQEDPPAGVSGAPTDNNIMLWNAVIFGPHDTPFEDGTFKLTVEFTEEYPNKPPTVRFVSKMFHPNVYADGSICLDILQNRWSPTYDASAILTSIQSLLHDPNPNSPANNEAAQLYRENRREYEKKVASIVQQSWQDDSDDEEDTTKELS, encoded by the exons ATGTCCACACCTGCTAGGAGACGATTGATGAGAGATTTTAAAAG ATTACAAGAAGATCCACCTGCTGGTGTAAGTGGTGCCCCAACAGACAATAACATAATGTTGTGGAATGCGGTAATATTTGG GCCACATGACACACCTTTTGAAGATGGTACATTTAAATTAACAGTAGAATTCACTGAAGAATATCCAAATAAACCTCCAACAGTACGATTTGTATCTAAAATGTTTCACCCTAATG tttatgCTGATGGTAGTATATGTTTAGATATTTTACAAAATAGATGGAGTCCTACATATGATGCATCAGCCATTTTAACCTCTATACAG TCTTTACTTCATGATCCAAATCCAAATAGCCCTGCAAATAATGAAGCTGCTCAGTTATATAGAGAAAATCGTCGAGAATATGAGAAAAAAGTAGCATCAATAGTGCAGCAAAGCTGGCAAGATGATTCGGACGATGAGGAGGACACAACTAAAGAATTGTCATAG